The sequence below is a genomic window from Candidatus Cloacimonadota bacterium.
AAGAAGCTTATGCCATGTTAGAGAGGGATATCCAAGACTGCGAGCAGTGGCTGATCGATGAGATACCTGAGATTTACAATAAACTTGATGAAGTGCGGAAGTCTGTGCTGCTCAACATGTGCTTCAATCTTGGCATCAATGGTCTGCTTGGATTCAAAAACACCCTGGCGTTTATCAAAGCCGGAGACTGGGAGCGGGCTGCCAATAACATGCTGGCTTCCAAGTGGGCGAAGCAAGTTGGTCGCCGGGCGATTGAACTATCCGAACTGATGAGGAAAGGCAAGTGATACCGATCCCGGTTGAGATAGATGCTATGCTCGCAATACTCAATCTCCCCAAAGAGATGGGTGATAACGGCATCTTCAAAGAACATAGGACTCTTGTCCTGGAGATGGTTCGATCTGTGGTTTTAGCTGATAGTTTCACCCGGGCTATCCAGGAAGACATGCCAGAGGATGACCCTCTGCTGATCTCTTTTCGTTTTGGGTTTTGTTTCCTGATGCTGCACAGTACTTGTGAGTTTCTCAATTTGAAGACCCTGGGCGAGGGAATCGTCAAGACCGTAGGATTAGACCAGTCGGCAACCGAACTGCTCACAGGGAGCGAAATAGACGCATTCAAAGCTAACCTTGAGCTAAGAGCACTGACCGGGCTTCGTGACTATCTGAATCTGCAAGGTCAGAATCGCCTGGATGAGTTGAAACCCAGACCGCCAAGAGTGATCCGGGTGGGAGTGATCTGATGCCCGATAGATATACCACTCCGGATGAACTGATGCGGGAGATCTACCTGGCTATCTATGCTACCTTGGAGAGCCGACTGCATCTGATCGGTTCGGTTGTCGATGCCGAGTCCCGCAAGGAGATACTGGCACAGCAGATTTATGACAAGGGCGACTTCTATGGCAATACAGGCTATCTGGTCGAGACCAGTCCTGATGCCATGATCCTGAGAGTAGGCTCGAACGTCAAACACGAACCTTTCGTTTTGGGCGGCAAAGTGCCTTCCTGGACTCCGATCGCTCCACTAATCGCTTGGGTCGAACGCAAGCACCTGTCCTGGACTGATAAGGAGACAGGAAAGCTGCTGACCGTAGCCGAGATCGCTTATCTCATAAGGGGCAAGATCAAGCGGGAAGGCATCGCTGCCCGTAATGTGTTCGCTGAGGTTATCGCCAACAGGGAGCAGTGGATATATCAACAACTCAATTCTATCGAGGTAAGTCTATGACCGCACATGAGAAGTTTATCGCAGACCGGAATCGAATAGTCGATGCATTGGGGTTTTCTGATATCCCCACCATCCAGTTCAACAAGGATGCCATACCTAAGACCCTGCCTTGCGCCATCGTGATTCTGGACTCAGAGACTGGCAAGAATGGCACTTCAAGACAGTATGTTAGCACTGATCTGGCCTGGACAGTCTTCCTGATCGTCAATGCCCAGAATGCTCCGGACCCTGATAATGATCTGTATTTACTCAAAGAGAAGTTTCGCTCTTTCTACATGAAGCTGATGAACAGGGACCTACCCAGTATTGAGTACTATACCAGCCGTATCGATGGCACTCGACTGGTTCGAATAGCCAAGATCGATCTGCTGAAAAGCGGTACCGGAGCAGGTGCATGAGAGTGATGCGACTGGGAGCCTACAACCTGGCAATCAGTTCTGCAAGTGAACTCCTGGATACCAAGTACAAGCCTGAGCCGATTGACTTATCCACTAATGTTTCTCACACCT
It includes:
- a CDS encoding glycoside hydrolase family protein, whose translation is MEAKLLERIKEQLVRHEGLRLKPYRCTAGKLTIGIGRNLDDCGISKKEAYAMLERDIQDCEQWLIDEIPEIYNKLDEVRKSVLLNMCFNLGINGLLGFKNTLAFIKAGDWERAANNMLASKWAKQVGRRAIELSELMRKGK